A stretch of DNA from candidate division KSB1 bacterium:
GAAATGAAGGCAAGCAAGGGCGGGACTGTTTAAAACCGCGGTTGTTGCTACGTTGCAGTAGAGTTGGGTAGGAAATGGTCCCATTTGACCTGTGTGAGTGCCGCTAAAACTGCCATAAAAGGCAACGAGATCTCCTTCTTTAATCGGGGAACATTCGGGGACAAGCTTGTAATTTGTAGTTTGTTTTTTGAGATTTGCGGCTTGCCCCGTTGGATAGCCCAATTTATCCCACGGGGCTTGTCCGCGTTAGGGTAGGGTCGTACCACCAATAACAGAAACTACCCTATCTAAAATGATGATATCCGGCAAATGTTCTAAGATTTTTTTCATCCTTTGCCACCTGTCTCTGTTTCAAAATGGTAGTAAGGAAATCAAGAAATGTTTAGACGCCGGATGAATTCTTGATCAAATTACGGTTGACTTCGGAATCATCCACCACTAGTATGGTCGGTCGCGGGTCTATCCATTTCGCAATGGCCTCCAAAAACACTTTCTTTCTTAGTGGCTTGGTGAGATAATCGTCCATCTCGTTCTCCAAACATCTCTCCCTGTCCCCCTGCAAAGCGTGGGCGGTAAGGGCAATGATGGGCACGCGTTCCTGGTGTGTATTTCGCTCCAAGCTTCTGATTTTCTTGGCAGCGGCAAAGCCATCCATCACCGGCATCTGAATGTCCATCAATATCAAATCGTAGTGAAATTTCCGCGCCTCTTGTACGGCCACTTGGCCATTTTCAGCGATATCTACCAAATAGCCAGCTTTCTCCAGAATTCTCTTAGCCAAATTCTGATTGTCTACATTATCTTCTACCAGCAGTATGTGATGATCTCCTTTTGGTTTGCTGGACTGCAAATTCGGCTCATGTGGTTTGACCTCCTCCGTTTTGGCCTGATCAGGGCGCAAAACCTGCCTCAAAGTATCGAATAACTTAGATTGTTTAACCGGTTTGGTGATAGATTTTGCAATGTTCAGTTGTTTTTGAACTCGTGCGCTGAATTCGCCCAAGGAGCATAGCATGACAATTTTAATATCGGTAAGTTTAAGTTCATTTCGAATGGTCTTAGCCACCTCGACCCCATCCAGTAACGGCATTCGATAATCAAGTATCACTAAATTAAATTGCTTGCCGTTTTTCCGCAAAATAGAAATGGCGTCAGCACCATCTTCCGCTTCCACTACCTGAAATCCTACGAACTGCAATGTCCTTTGCAAAAAGAGTCGATTATTGCGATTGTCATCTACCAACAACACGGAAACATCCTTGAAGTCCGGATGGCCATCTTCTACCTCTTTCACTTCTCTAACCTTGTCCAGAGGCAAAGTCAAATCAAAATGAAACGTCGTACCACATCCTTTCTTACTTTCCAACCACATGCGTCCACTCATGAATTCGACCAAAGATTTGGAAATACTCAATCCCAACCCCGTGCCGCCAAAATTGCGGGTAGTGGAGCTGTCGGCTTGGGTAAATTTTGCAAAAACTTTTGCTTGTTGCTGTTTGGCTATTCCTACACCCGTATCTGAGATCATAAAATGAAGTTCTAAATTGTTTACTTTATTCTCATGTTCCTTGTGGGATTTTGATGACTCAACTTTGATTGCCACTTCTCCTTTTTCGGTAAATTTAATGGCATTACCGATCAAGTTTACAAGTATTTGGCGTAGTCGGACAGGATCCCCAACGAACCAGGTAGGAATTTGGGGTTCAACGTAACAGAGCAGCTCGAGATTTTTTGCCTCAGTCTGAGCAATAAATAATCCCACTGTCTCCTCAACGAGTCCACGTAAATCAAATGGGATTTGCTCAAGAACCATCTGGCCTGCCTCAATCTTTGAGAAATCAAGTATATCGTTAATCAAAGAGAACAGCCCTTCTGAGGCAGATAGTACAACATTTAAATACTCTCGCTGTTCCGAATGTAACTCCGTCTCGAGGGTTAGTTCGGTCATCCCAATAATTGCATTTAAAGGCGTGCGAATCTCGTGGCTCATGTTGGCTAGGAACTCACTTTTAGCCTTGTTGGCCGCCTCAGCATCCTTGGCTTGCCTGACCCTTTCAAGCATCCTCTTTAACCTTATTTCTGATTGGGTCAAACGCTCTCTCAGGCGATTTACATCCAACTTCATCATATCAATGCTGAAATAAAAGTTAAAGGTACCTATTTCTGTTTCTACCTCTCGGATGTAGCAGGTAGTTCTGGGATAAGCAACAGTTCCATAAATTATTTTTGGCGATAAAATGGTTAAAACAGGATAATCTTTTTGAAGCAATGTAAGCCAATCTCCGGATGAGCTATTTAAAATTTCTTTAAAGAATCCTCCGTATTCTAATCGCAATTCATTTCTTTCACTTTCAGATGGCAGCGTGCCCAACCCTAAGATATTTGCTGCCATTTGCTCCTCAAATGAAACAGCGCAAAACCCCATAATTGAGCCCGAAAAATCTAAAATGGTTATCATTTTCATTTGGCAACAAAAAGCTTCCAGTTGATAGTCTGAATATCTTTTTATTGCTAAAGATAAACCGCTCATATCGTTTATAGCTTGTAAACATCCGGTAGAAAGTTTATCTAACAAAGCGGATCGTTTCATTTGTCTACCTCGGTTATGTTCAATCTTCGATTGCGTCTTTTATGGTTGATCTAAATTCCTTACAGAATTCTTCATCTCTGAATTTAAGAGGTTTTTCAATAAACCCTTTTGCCCCTGCTTTAAGACATTCCATAAGTATTTCTGTATCTTTTACCGCCGATATGAAAACAACTCTTGCATTTTCGTCATATTCTAATATCTCATGCAAACACTCCCGACCGTCTTTATTTGGCATAGTTATGTCCAAAAGTGTCAAACCGGGTTTATGCTGTTTATATAGTTCCACGCCTTCCTCGCCATCTTTTCCTCTGGCAAGCACCTCATGCCCGTCAGCTTCTAAAAATTTTTTTATCTCCTCGCTTAAATAGTCACTATCGTCGACAATAATTATTTTTGCCATTTTAACCATTCCTTTTGTTAGGTTATAGGTTTATGCATGAGTCCGTTTGTCTTACGTACTTTCTTTAGGATGACTCTCTGATTGGAATTTTTTGTTGTTTGTATTTGTTTCGAATTTCGAGTTTGTTTTCTCGCAATATAGGCGGTAATTTCAGCACAAAAATAGTGCCATTGCCTACCTTTGTTTCGATGGAAACAGAACCATTCAATTTTTCCATATACGTCTTAACTGCATCCAGACCTACACCACGTCCACTTATTTCACCGGCCTCTTTCTTAGTTGTAAGCCCTGATTCAAATATCAAGTTTATTTTTTCCTCTGTGGATAATTTCGCTAAATCTTTCTTTGGAATGAGGTTACGTTCAACAGCAACTTTGGCAATTAGGTCCGGATCCATTCCCTTGCCATTATCGGATATCGTTAAGGTTGACCCGTTTTTGTCACTCTCAAACGATATGCTGATTATGCCTGCTCCCTTATTTGCTTTTTCTCTTTCTTCATTCCTTTCTATGCCATGGTCTACTGCATTGCGAATAATGTGGACCATACTCGGGTCTAAGGCATGCATAATATCCCTATGAACCATTTGTTCTGGGTTTTCAATCTTGAGATCCTCGATGTTTTTATTATACTTTTCCCTATAGAGCTGAATAATTCTTTGATACTTCTTG
This window harbors:
- a CDS encoding response regulator; amino-acid sequence: MKRSALLDKLSTGCLQAINDMSGLSLAIKRYSDYQLEAFCCQMKMITILDFSGSIMGFCAVSFEEQMAANILGLGTLPSESERNELRLEYGGFFKEILNSSSGDWLTLLQKDYPVLTILSPKIIYGTVAYPRTTCYIREVETEIGTFNFYFSIDMMKLDVNRLRERLTQSEIRLKRMLERVRQAKDAEAANKAKSEFLANMSHEIRTPLNAIIGMTELTLETELHSEQREYLNVVLSASEGLFSLINDILDFSKIEAGQMVLEQIPFDLRGLVEETVGLFIAQTEAKNLELLCYVEPQIPTWFVGDPVRLRQILVNLIGNAIKFTEKGEVAIKVESSKSHKEHENKVNNLELHFMISDTGVGIAKQQQAKVFAKFTQADSSTTRNFGGTGLGLSISKSLVEFMSGRMWLESKKGCGTTFHFDLTLPLDKVREVKEVEDGHPDFKDVSVLLVDDNRNNRLFLQRTLQFVGFQVVEAEDGADAISILRKNGKQFNLVILDYRMPLLDGVEVAKTIRNELKLTDIKIVMLCSLGEFSARVQKQLNIAKSITKPVKQSKLFDTLRQVLRPDQAKTEEVKPHEPNLQSSKPKGDHHILLVEDNVDNQNLAKRILEKAGYLVDIAENGQVAVQEARKFHYDLILMDIQMPVMDGFAAAKKIRSLERNTHQERVPIIALTAHALQGDRERCLENEMDDYLTKPLRKKVFLEAIAKWIDPRPTILVVDDSEVNRNLIKNSSGV
- a CDS encoding response regulator encodes the protein MAKIIIVDDSDYLSEEIKKFLEADGHEVLARGKDGEEGVELYKQHKPGLTLLDITMPNKDGRECLHEILEYDENARVVFISAVKDTEILMECLKAGAKGFIEKPLKFRDEEFCKEFRSTIKDAIED